The sequence ACAGGAGGAGGAAGCATACGGCTCTACATAGGACAGGACTGCATTGTCAATGATCTCACTGCTCTGCCTGTGATGGTCCAGGACCACGATAGTCTTTACAAGACGCAAAAGCTCCGGGGCATCGGTGATACTGGGACGGTTTACATCCACCACCACCAAAAGAGTATTGCCATCTACAAGCTCTGCTGCCTTGGATCCGGTCAGGAACAAATCCTCCGGGTAATCGGGATTCCCCACAAAACGATCAAGAATCGGGCGTACCGAGGTCGTCACTTCATTAATAATGATATGGGCCTTCTTATCCATGGCCGTGGCAATGCGGTATATTCCGACTGCAGCGCCAAAGGCATCAATATCCGTTAAACGGTGCCCCATAATAAGCAGCCGGTCCTTTGTTTCCATCAGCTCTCTGAGAGCGTGAGCCTTTACACGGGCCTTTACGCGGGTAGTCTTCTCTACCTGCTGGGCCTTGCCTCCAAAATACTGGATCCGTTCGCCATCTTTTATCACCGCCTGGTCACCGCCCCGTCCAAGGGCCATATCAATAGCGATTCTTGCGAACTCGTAATTTCTGGAATAGCTATCCCCGTTCATACCAAGGCCAATGCTCAAGGTCACGGCCATCTCATTGCCGATATTGACGGTTTTCACTTCCTCCAGAATGGAAAAACGGTTTTCTTTCAGCTCAGTAATATAGGACTGTTTTATGGAAATAAAATATTTATCTTTCTCCAGCTTCTTAACGATTCCGTTCATATTGGAAATGTACTTAGTGATCTTCCGGTCAATGAGGGCAGTAAGCAGAGAACGGCGTACTTCTTCCACACTCTCTAACGCCTCATCATAATTATCCAGATAAATAAGACCGGCCACCATTTTCTGATCATCTACCATCTGTTTATAGGAGAGAATCTCCGTTTCATCAAAAAGATAGACTGCCACGAGCATCTGTCCGGCAGCCTCCACTCCAACGGTTGAAATAATCGCTTCCGGTGAATCTTTCATAAAGACAGGTTTTAAGCGGATCTGGTATTTCCTTTCATTGCGTGCGGCATGCAAAACGGCCATTCCATCGTTAAGCTTTAACACTTCCTTCGTAATCTCCGGAAAAATAGTCATGAGGTTCTTTTTTGTGACTTTTAGAGGCTTTTCTTCCCCCAGCACCTCTGAAAACGCTGTATTCCCCCAGAGAATCCTTCCGTCTACATCCGCCATTGCATACGGAAGTTCCAGATCAGTAAGAAGCTGCTTCTGCATCCAAGAATATTCCGCAGAAAATTCCACAAGGCCGCTCATCAGAAGTCTCCTTCTGTAAGTATAAAGCCAGACTGCTATACCAACATACAAAAGCGTAAAAACTGCCATTATAATGCCCGCCTTTGTACTGGCAGCGCCGATCACCGTATTGGCGGCGATCAACAGTGCGCTTAAATAAAGAGGCCACTGCATATACGTCCTTAGCTGTCCCTTTATTTTGAACTTTTCTTTCATATCTTTCTCCTTATGGAAAAAAGGGTTCTCTTTTTCACTGTCTTAACATTATATCATAGTCATCTGGGTTCGTCCATTAAATTACAAAAAGTAAGGAAATACAAGGCTTTCCGTAGATTTGAAATGATTTTTTAAGGGTTTTTGCGTTACAGAAAACGCAAAAACCCCTTTTGACTGTTTAACCATTATATCCAGACTTATCCTGCCATGTGAAGGCAAAAATCACAGCCTGCTATGTTCTACGTACTTTATACGACTACTCTTTTATTCATTTTATATTGATCAATCATTTTAATAATCTGCGTTTTTGTATAAGGCTTTATAATAAAGCCAAAAGCACGTATCTTCCAGGCTTCCAGCGAAAAGCCGGGAATGCCGGAAAGAAGCACTACCTCCGGTGGGTCCGGAAGTTCATACAGCTTAGCTGCGAGAGTAATTCCGCTGATGTCCGGCATGACCACATCCGAAAACACCATATCTATCGGATTTTCTCTCACATATTGCATGGCTGTAATGGCTTCATTGAAGCTTCCGCACAGCTCAATTCCGTCTATTTCTTTTAAAATACGAGTCAGTTTGATTAATAATTCCTCTGAGTTATCCACTACTACAACTCTGATGTTCATAATTCCTCCATGGTTTTATCTCTTTTTCATTGAATGTAATTATACTATTATACTTAAAAATGAATATTCTTTCAACGGGGACAATATAAATTATGACCTTTGCGTTGGTTTTTGATACCTTGACAAGGCTTTTCGACATGAGTAAATGTATATTTTGGCAAAATAACTGCCCTGCCTCTCATTTATCAGAAGCAAGGCAGATAGAAGGATCTTCCTTATTTGACCGCGTCAACTCCTCTCTCTCCGGTGCGGATTCTGATGGCATCTTGTACATCGGAAATAAATATTTTCCCATCGCCAAATTCTCCGGTATAAGCCCTGTCTGCGATACAGGCGACAACAGCCTCCGCCTGTTCATCCGGCACTACCGTCTCGATTTTGATTTTTGTGAGAAAGTTGTAATCCACTTCAACGCCCCGGACAAACTCCATCCAGCCCTTCTGGTTTCCGAAGCCCATGACCTGCATGACACTTAAGCCATTTAAGTTCAGCTTATCTATGACTTCCTTAATTTCCTCCAGTTTCTCCGGACGGATATATGCTTCTATTTTTTTCATATGGCGGCCCTCCTTTCTCTTAATCCATTCCGTTAAATGCGGGATAAGCGTTTTCTCCATGCTCCGAGATATCAAGTCCGAGAGCTTCCTCTTTCTTTGAAACCTTAATCCCTTTCGCAACAAGTGAAGTGATCCTCGCAGCGATCAGAGTTCCTATGACGGCAATCACAATGGTGATCCCAATGGCCGCCAACTGGCGGAGGAAAAGAGCGGCTTCACCAAATGCAAGGCCGTTCCAGGCCGCCGCCGGATTAATGCTGGTTTTCCCAAATATTCCGGTGGCAATCCCGCCCCAGATACCACCGATCCCGTGACATCCGAATACATCTAAGGCATCATCATAGCCAAATCTGCACTTCACATAATCGATAAAAAAATAACAAATAGGGCTGACAAGTCCTCCGATCAAGATTGCCGCCCAGACCGGTACAAAGCCGGCGCCGGGAGTTATGGCCACCAGGCCGATGACCAGACCGGTGGAAGCACCCACAAGGGTTGGCTTTCCGTTCTTTATAACCTCCACCAGTACCCAGGAAAGGAGGGCAGAGGCCGCTGCAGTGTTGGTCGTCATAAATGCGTGGGCAGCCAGCTCATTTGCCTCCAGGGCACTGCCTCCGTTAAAACCAAACCAGCCAAACCAGAGCAGGGAAGCACCCAGAAAAACGAAGGGGATATTGTGAGGATGGTATGGCGCTTTTCCTAAGTTCTTTCGTTTTCCAAGGAGAATGGAAAGTACCAGCGCACTGACGCCGGAGCTGATATGTACTACATTTCCTCCTGCAAAATCAACAGAACCGATCTGGAATAAATAGCCTCCTCCCCATACCATATGAGCCAGGGGATAATAAACGATCAATGACCAAAGCACCATAAAAAGAACGAGGGAAGCAAACTTCATCCGCTCCGCAATGGCTCCCGTGATCAACGCCGGGGCGATGATGGCAAACATCATCTGAAATATGGCAAAGGCCAAGGTGTTGGGATAAGGCAGAGTTGTGTCCGTAAAGGTGTTGAAATTGAGGCCGGCCCATCTTAAATCACCGATGACTCCTCCTAGGTCACCGCTGAAAGACAGGGAAAAACCGACCAAAACCCACATAACAGATCCGACTCCCATGATGATGGCTGATGACATCATCATATTAATAACATTTTTGCGTTTTACCAGACCTCCGTAAAAAAATGCCAGCCCCGGCGTCATAATAAAAACCAGGGCCGAGCTGATCAAAAGCCAGGCCAAATCTCCATGATCCATAATTGCAGCTCCTCCTTTTAGATTCAAAAAAATGAAGCCATAACTCGTTGTGCCAATGCACAATGTTATGGCTTCGTTGCCTTGAAGTTTTCTGCCGTCTCCGGTATAGGGCTAGACTAAAGCAAGAGCAGTTCTTTGTCAAGAAATTTCCGAAGAACGGCCGGATAAACTTATTTTTTAAATTTACTGGTTTAAAAAATGAATTTAATTCTTTCATTT is a genomic window of Lacrimispora sphenoides containing:
- a CDS encoding DHH family phosphoesterase; translated protein: MKEKFKIKGQLRTYMQWPLYLSALLIAANTVIGAASTKAGIIMAVFTLLYVGIAVWLYTYRRRLLMSGLVEFSAEYSWMQKQLLTDLELPYAMADVDGRILWGNTAFSEVLGEEKPLKVTKKNLMTIFPEITKEVLKLNDGMAVLHAARNERKYQIRLKPVFMKDSPEAIISTVGVEAAGQMLVAVYLFDETEILSYKQMVDDQKMVAGLIYLDNYDEALESVEEVRRSLLTALIDRKITKYISNMNGIVKKLEKDKYFISIKQSYITELKENRFSILEEVKTVNIGNEMAVTLSIGLGMNGDSYSRNYEFARIAIDMALGRGGDQAVIKDGERIQYFGGKAQQVEKTTRVKARVKAHALRELMETKDRLLIMGHRLTDIDAFGAAVGIYRIATAMDKKAHIIINEVTTSVRPILDRFVGNPDYPEDLFLTGSKAAELVDGNTLLVVVDVNRPSITDAPELLRLVKTIVVLDHHRQSSEIIDNAVLSYVEPYASSSCEMVAEVLQYIADGIKIKSAEADALYAGIVIDTNNFTNQTGVRTFEAAAFLRRNGADVVRVRKMFRDDLEDYKAKAEAVREAEIFEGCFAISVCSSEGIGSPTVVGAQAANELLDIAGIKASIVMTDYNHAVYISARSIDEVNVQVMMEKLGGGGHRTIAGAQLAGASIEEAKIRVKAVIKEMLEKGDIS
- a CDS encoding LytR/AlgR family response regulator transcription factor encodes the protein MNIRVVVVDNSEELLIKLTRILKEIDGIELCGSFNEAITAMQYVRENPIDMVFSDVVMPDISGITLAAKLYELPDPPEVVLLSGIPGFSLEAWKIRAFGFIIKPYTKTQIIKMIDQYKMNKRVVV
- a CDS encoding ammonium transporter; this encodes MDHGDLAWLLISSALVFIMTPGLAFFYGGLVKRKNVINMMMSSAIIMGVGSVMWVLVGFSLSFSGDLGGVIGDLRWAGLNFNTFTDTTLPYPNTLAFAIFQMMFAIIAPALITGAIAERMKFASLVLFMVLWSLIVYYPLAHMVWGGGYLFQIGSVDFAGGNVVHISSGVSALVLSILLGKRKNLGKAPYHPHNIPFVFLGASLLWFGWFGFNGGSALEANELAAHAFMTTNTAAASALLSWVLVEVIKNGKPTLVGASTGLVIGLVAITPGAGFVPVWAAILIGGLVSPICYFFIDYVKCRFGYDDALDVFGCHGIGGIWGGIATGIFGKTSINPAAAWNGLAFGEAALFLRQLAAIGITIVIAVIGTLIAARITSLVAKGIKVSKKEEALGLDISEHGENAYPAFNGMD
- a CDS encoding P-II family nitrogen regulator yields the protein MKKIEAYIRPEKLEEIKEVIDKLNLNGLSVMQVMGFGNQKGWMEFVRGVEVDYNFLTKIKIETVVPDEQAEAVVACIADRAYTGEFGDGKIFISDVQDAIRIRTGERGVDAVK